A window of Desulfopila inferna contains these coding sequences:
- the proX gene encoding glycine betaine/L-proline ABC transporter substrate-binding protein ProX yields the protein MMMKKLLMGAVLSTLVCTGATTAFASPDKPGEGVTVKPARATWNTGFFQEALVRRGLEELGYDVKKPKDLQNPIFYKSVALGDVDYWTNGWFPMHDAQLPKNFYEDADTYGYVAKTGGLGGYLVSKEHVEKYNIKSLDDFKRDEVKKAFDNDGDGKADLTACPPGWGCETVISHHMDVYDLKDHITPGTASYEAGMASALANYKTGKPIFFYTWAPNWTIFKLQPGKDVMWINVPKIIPKDSQKNAVDRMTLSGVEGAVSDPIDLGFVVSDIQIVANKDFAEANPAARKFFEVFTLPLIDINRQNTRMNDGEKSQKAIEGHADEWITENQSTWNGWLEDARKAAM from the coding sequence ATGATGATGAAAAAATTGCTCATGGGTGCTGTTTTATCAACACTCGTTTGTACAGGAGCGACAACTGCATTTGCTTCACCGGACAAGCCCGGTGAAGGCGTTACCGTAAAGCCTGCACGAGCTACCTGGAACACCGGTTTTTTCCAGGAAGCCCTGGTGCGCCGGGGACTGGAAGAACTTGGCTATGATGTTAAAAAGCCAAAAGATCTGCAGAATCCTATTTTCTATAAATCCGTCGCGCTTGGCGATGTCGATTACTGGACAAACGGCTGGTTCCCCATGCATGATGCCCAGCTACCCAAAAATTTCTATGAAGATGCCGACACCTACGGATATGTAGCCAAAACCGGTGGACTTGGCGGCTACCTGGTTTCCAAAGAGCATGTGGAGAAATACAACATCAAGTCATTGGATGATTTCAAACGCGATGAAGTCAAAAAGGCATTTGACAACGACGGTGACGGTAAAGCCGATCTGACAGCCTGTCCTCCTGGCTGGGGCTGTGAAACAGTGATCAGTCATCATATGGACGTCTATGACCTTAAAGATCACATCACCCCCGGAACAGCATCCTATGAGGCCGGAATGGCATCGGCCCTGGCCAATTACAAGACAGGAAAACCGATCTTTTTCTACACCTGGGCGCCAAACTGGACCATATTTAAATTACAGCCTGGTAAAGATGTGATGTGGATTAATGTACCTAAAATTATTCCTAAAGATTCACAGAAAAATGCTGTTGACCGGATGACATTGAGCGGCGTCGAGGGTGCTGTTTCAGATCCGATTGATCTGGGCTTTGTCGTCTCCGATATCCAGATTGTTGCCAACAAAGACTTCGCGGAAGCCAACCCTGCTGCCCGGAAGTTCTTTGAGGTCTTCACTCTGCCGCTTATTGATATCAATAGGCAGAACACCCGTATGAACGACGGTGAGAAAAGCCAGAAGGCCATCGAAGGTCATGCTGATGAGTGGATCACTGAAAACCAATCTACCTGGAATGGCTGGTTGGAAGATGCTCGTAAAGCTGCTATGTAA
- a CDS encoding TrkH family potassium uptake protein produces the protein MSQQISALTYSIRFNTVGKYLGELFLALAMLTAVPLAVSLISGEHAISLRYMIVLAALSGVGLLLSQLRPSRRIQTNEAMVIAALVFLFIPLLMTYPLMSAELDFLDAFFEAVSAGTTTGLSTIANIEGKTYPFLFSRAWMQWYGGLGIIILVLAILIKPGLAAKNLAVGGEHQEDDIAGNTKVNARWIIYVYASLTSAGIAVLWLLGGDFSESILYTLSAVSTGGFSPHNTSLKGFDGRHLQWIVVLLCFASALPPALYHKAIYKNRRIFHDDPQLRALLVLCLIFTVVLAALMLTEGQDWSLAFYHAPLLAISAQTTAGFSTVDVAGLDAASKGALICSMAIGGGIGSTAGGIKLLRLLILMRVLQVVIIKTCLPPHAILNPRLGRRRLEDEEIKDALCIILLFLVIVFISWLPFLTMGYDPLDSLFEVVSAMGTVGLSTGVTTANLEWFLKMILCFDMLLGRLEMVVWIVLFYPKTWIGKRAEA, from the coding sequence ATGAGCCAACAGATTTCGGCGCTGACATACTCGATACGCTTTAACACGGTGGGGAAGTATTTAGGCGAACTCTTTCTCGCTCTGGCAATGCTGACAGCCGTCCCCCTGGCTGTATCCTTGATATCCGGGGAGCACGCCATAAGCCTGCGCTATATGATTGTTCTTGCCGCCTTGTCCGGCGTCGGACTGCTTTTGTCACAGTTGCGACCCTCTCGGCGCATTCAGACCAATGAAGCGATGGTGATCGCTGCACTTGTTTTCCTGTTTATACCGCTGCTGATGACCTATCCTCTGATGTCGGCGGAACTTGATTTTCTCGATGCTTTCTTTGAAGCCGTCTCTGCGGGAACCACCACCGGATTGAGTACAATCGCAAACATTGAGGGGAAAACGTATCCGTTTCTTTTTTCCCGCGCCTGGATGCAATGGTACGGAGGGCTGGGCATCATCATTCTTGTTTTGGCGATTCTGATCAAGCCGGGTCTTGCCGCAAAGAATCTGGCCGTCGGCGGAGAGCATCAGGAGGATGACATAGCCGGCAACACCAAGGTGAACGCCAGGTGGATTATTTATGTATACGCCTCTCTTACCTCAGCCGGCATCGCCGTGCTGTGGCTGTTGGGAGGAGATTTTTCCGAAAGCATCCTCTATACCCTTTCGGCTGTCTCCACCGGTGGTTTTTCGCCCCATAATACAAGCCTGAAGGGGTTTGACGGCAGGCACCTGCAGTGGATCGTCGTCCTGCTGTGCTTCGCCTCCGCCTTGCCGCCTGCCCTTTATCATAAAGCCATCTACAAAAATCGGCGGATCTTCCATGACGATCCGCAGCTGCGCGCCCTGCTTGTCCTGTGCCTTATTTTCACGGTGGTGCTGGCCGCGCTTATGTTGACAGAAGGACAGGATTGGTCTCTGGCATTCTATCACGCTCCGCTACTGGCCATTTCGGCCCAGACGACAGCGGGTTTCTCCACAGTCGACGTCGCCGGACTCGATGCCGCTTCCAAAGGTGCGCTTATCTGTTCCATGGCCATTGGCGGCGGAATCGGATCAACCGCCGGCGGAATTAAACTTCTCCGTTTGCTCATTCTAATGAGGGTCCTGCAGGTCGTTATCATAAAAACATGTCTGCCGCCGCATGCAATCCTCAATCCCCGCCTCGGCAGAAGACGTCTGGAAGATGAGGAGATAAAGGATGCGCTTTGCATCATACTGCTGTTTCTGGTGATCGTGTTCATTTCCTGGCTGCCTTTTCTGACAATGGGATATGATCCTCTTGACAGCCTTTTCGAAGTGGTCTCCGCTATGGGGACGGTGGGACTTTCCACAGGCGTAACAACCGCAAACCTGGAATGGTTCCTGAAGATGATTCTCTGCTTCGACATGCTCCTGGGGCGACTGGAAATGGTGGTCTGGATCGTGCTTTTTTACCCCAAAACATGGATAGGAAAACGAGCGGAGGCCTAA
- a CDS encoding potassium channel family protein: MRVVFIGAGELSLSTARILIKRGYEVVIIEQEREKIDELADEMDCGFIHGDGSKPAILREVGPKQTDVLFCLTKNDQDNIIAGLVGRSQGFHRVVPSIRDEEFQTICNELGLKDTISPTGTISRYLADMLTGIDFLELSTIIKDEARFFSFTVDKQKEGSIEDLDLPEEAKAVCYYREGNFNIIEGEYTLKADDEVVILTHSRNLSTLQKRFFPKDEQNEQGS; encoded by the coding sequence ATGAGAGTTGTCTTCATCGGTGCCGGGGAACTTAGTCTGTCAACGGCGCGAATACTTATAAAGCGAGGATACGAGGTCGTTATTATCGAGCAGGAACGAGAGAAAATAGATGAACTGGCCGATGAAATGGACTGCGGATTCATCCATGGCGACGGCTCTAAACCAGCCATCCTGCGCGAGGTCGGGCCGAAGCAGACGGATGTGTTGTTTTGCCTGACCAAAAACGATCAGGACAACATCATCGCCGGCCTCGTAGGGAGATCGCAAGGCTTTCACCGGGTAGTCCCCAGTATCCGGGATGAGGAATTCCAGACAATCTGCAACGAACTCGGCCTGAAAGACACCATCAGTCCGACAGGTACCATAAGCCGCTATCTTGCCGACATGCTCACCGGCATCGATTTTCTTGAGCTGTCCACCATAATCAAGGACGAGGCCCGCTTCTTTTCTTTCACGGTGGACAAGCAGAAGGAAGGATCCATAGAAGACCTTGATCTGCCGGAGGAGGCTAAAGCCGTATGTTATTACCGCGAAGGCAACTTCAATATTATTGAAGGGGAGTATACTCTCAAGGCGGACGACGAAGTCGTCATCCTGACGCACAGCAGAAATCTTTCCACACTGCAGAAAAGATTTTTTCCCAAGGACGAGCAGAACGAGCAAGGCTCTTAA
- a CDS encoding AAA family ATPase produces MKILELRFKNLNSLYGDWVIDFTSSQFSANGIFALTGPTGAGKSTILDAICLALYGTTPRLGKITKSSNEIMSRQTGECFAEVTFESQAGTFRCHWSQHRARKKAGAKLAESKHEIVDASSGRILETKKRNVAAVIEEKTGMDFERFTRSILLAQGGFDTFLKADVEQKSKILEQITGTGIYTEISRRVHERQRAEHEALNLLQAETNGITVLSGEQETELRLELVGKQKLESGLAAEIEQTNKTIVWLNTIQTLHTELAGLATEADKLAGELETFVPERQKLQRARKAAELEGEYATLISMRNQQETDKKALAADEAQLPGMEKAASAKDVLLQKAEQLTCTAREECKTQAPLIQKVRTLDQQILDKKKLIDAGAAEEKHIADQIAEHGKTLKQSQANHEKAEKELRRVREQLLANSGDELLVGGLGGIEEQLNNLQALLRDVSVLRQSQENAEKQRQSAAKNLVRRTGELADRTRELQDARKQLELKKGELQTLLGDRLLREYRTELESLWRELAFLRKIAGLEMERDKLEDGKPCPLCGAEQHPFAEGNIPTTDETEQRITVLTQLISKAEHIETRIKELEAAEKKAAELVVSVEKQEAEAVNNSQNAQKSLNDISAEITRADERFALLKSQALIKLQPLGIKEIPEDQIPALLASLQGRLMNWQKQQQDQEKIEKQRDILAAEIDRLEAVISTQGQILIDREKSLQTLNKEYADQIAERRGVFGSDKPDVVEERLEKRVSEAELAEKATRRERDEAGRRLHEVKVHIASLRERIAARIPELEALQAAFVDNMNAAGFADEQIFIANRLPVEERERLTARAGELDAGKADIEARRRDRERRLAAETEKKISESSLEQLEPIYNELKEKARLLGDDIAGLKYTAAENTRAKERIKEKQGLIDAQKKECRRWENLHSLIGSADGKKYRNFAQGLTFELMVAHANRQLYKMTDRYLLIRDDNQPLELNVIDNYQAGEIRSTRNLSGGESFIVSLSLALGLSKMASRKVRVDSLFLDEGFGTLDEEALETALETLAGLQQDGKLIGIISHVPALRERISTQINILPLSGGRSTITGPGCSTMIN; encoded by the coding sequence ATGAAGATTCTCGAACTCAGATTTAAGAACCTCAATTCGCTCTATGGCGACTGGGTCATCGATTTCACCTCATCGCAATTCAGCGCAAACGGTATTTTCGCTCTCACCGGCCCCACCGGCGCAGGTAAATCGACCATTCTCGATGCAATCTGCCTGGCCCTGTACGGCACCACCCCGCGTCTTGGGAAGATTACCAAAAGCAGTAATGAAATCATGTCCCGGCAAACCGGCGAATGTTTTGCCGAAGTAACCTTCGAGTCGCAGGCAGGTACCTTCAGGTGCCACTGGAGCCAGCATCGGGCGCGTAAAAAGGCTGGAGCTAAGCTCGCCGAATCAAAACATGAAATAGTCGATGCCAGCAGCGGCAGGATTCTTGAAACCAAAAAACGCAACGTTGCCGCGGTCATCGAAGAGAAGACCGGCATGGATTTCGAGCGTTTCACCCGGTCCATCCTTCTGGCCCAGGGCGGCTTTGATACCTTTCTCAAGGCGGATGTAGAGCAAAAATCGAAGATCCTGGAGCAGATCACCGGTACCGGAATTTATACGGAGATATCCCGGCGGGTGCATGAACGGCAGCGTGCCGAACACGAAGCCCTTAATCTGCTGCAGGCCGAAACCAATGGAATTACCGTTCTCAGCGGGGAGCAGGAAACCGAGCTGCGCCTGGAACTGGTCGGCAAGCAGAAACTGGAATCCGGACTGGCGGCCGAAATTGAGCAGACCAACAAGACCATCGTCTGGCTCAACACCATCCAAACCCTGCATACGGAACTTGCAGGGCTTGCCACAGAGGCCGATAAGCTTGCCGGAGAGCTGGAAACATTCGTCCCGGAGCGGCAAAAGCTGCAGCGGGCCCGGAAGGCCGCTGAACTGGAGGGTGAATACGCTACCCTGATTTCCATGCGTAACCAGCAGGAGACGGACAAAAAAGCCCTGGCTGCCGATGAAGCCCAACTTCCCGGGATGGAAAAGGCGGCTTCGGCCAAAGATGTGCTGCTGCAAAAGGCCGAACAACTGACCTGCACGGCCAGGGAAGAGTGCAAGACCCAGGCCCCGCTGATTCAGAAAGTACGGACGCTGGATCAGCAGATCCTCGATAAGAAGAAGTTGATAGATGCCGGTGCGGCCGAGGAGAAGCATATTGCCGACCAGATTGCCGAACATGGCAAAACCCTGAAGCAGTCACAGGCCAATCATGAAAAGGCCGAAAAAGAACTGCGGCGCGTGCGGGAGCAACTGCTGGCCAACAGTGGTGATGAATTGCTTGTTGGCGGTCTCGGGGGTATCGAGGAACAGCTCAACAACCTGCAGGCTCTGCTGCGGGATGTCTCCGTTCTGCGGCAATCCCAGGAAAATGCCGAAAAGCAGCGGCAGTCCGCCGCAAAGAACCTTGTCCGGCGTACCGGCGAGTTGGCTGACCGCACGCGGGAGCTGCAAGATGCCCGGAAGCAGCTGGAACTAAAAAAAGGTGAGTTGCAGACTCTTCTCGGCGACCGCCTGCTGCGGGAATATCGCACCGAACTGGAATCATTGTGGCGGGAGCTGGCCTTTCTGCGAAAAATCGCCGGGCTCGAAATGGAACGAGACAAACTCGAGGACGGCAAGCCCTGCCCGTTATGCGGTGCCGAGCAGCACCCCTTTGCCGAGGGCAATATCCCGACAACGGATGAGACCGAACAGAGGATCACTGTTCTGACCCAATTGATATCGAAAGCGGAGCATATTGAAACCCGCATCAAAGAACTCGAAGCTGCAGAGAAAAAGGCTGCTGAACTTGTTGTTTCCGTAGAGAAACAGGAAGCGGAAGCGGTGAACAACAGCCAAAATGCTCAAAAAAGCCTGAACGACATCAGTGCCGAGATTACCAGGGCCGATGAACGTTTCGCCCTGCTCAAATCCCAAGCCCTCATTAAGCTGCAGCCCTTGGGTATTAAAGAGATACCGGAAGATCAAATACCAGCGCTGCTGGCATCGCTGCAGGGCCGCCTCATGAATTGGCAGAAGCAGCAGCAGGATCAGGAAAAAATTGAGAAACAGCGCGACATCCTCGCCGCAGAAATCGATAGGTTAGAGGCAGTTATTTCTACCCAGGGTCAGATCTTGATCGACCGGGAAAAGTCGCTGCAAACCCTCAATAAGGAATATGCCGACCAGATTGCCGAACGTCGCGGAGTCTTCGGCAGCGATAAGCCGGATGTGGTGGAAGAGCGCCTGGAAAAAAGAGTTTCCGAAGCGGAGCTTGCCGAGAAGGCAACTCGGCGGGAAAGGGATGAAGCCGGAAGGCGGTTGCATGAGGTTAAAGTCCACATTGCCTCATTGAGAGAACGCATTGCTGCACGAATCCCCGAACTGGAGGCGCTGCAGGCCGCCTTTGTCGACAACATGAACGCAGCGGGGTTTGCGGACGAACAGATATTTATCGCCAACCGCCTGCCCGTAGAGGAACGGGAGCGGCTGACGGCCAGGGCCGGGGAACTCGATGCCGGCAAAGCCGATATAGAAGCGCGCCGCCGGGATCGCGAAAGACGGTTGGCCGCGGAAACGGAAAAAAAGATCAGTGAATCTTCGTTGGAGCAACTGGAACCCATCTATAATGAACTAAAAGAAAAGGCGAGGCTGCTCGGAGACGACATTGCCGGTCTGAAATACACAGCGGCCGAAAACACCAGGGCAAAAGAAAGAATAAAGGAAAAGCAGGGCCTGATCGACGCTCAGAAAAAAGAATGCAGGCGCTGGGAAAATCTGCACAGTCTCATTGGCTCGGCCGACGGTAAAAAGTACCGCAACTTTGCCCAGGGATTGACCTTCGAACTGATGGTGGCGCATGCCAACAGGCAACTTTATAAGATGACCGACCGTTATCTGCTGATACGCGACGACAACCAGCCGCTCGAACTCAATGTCATCGACAACTATCAGGCCGGTGAAATCCGTTCCACCAGAAATCTCTCCGGCGGAGAAAGCTTTATCGTCAGCCTCTCGCTTGCCCTGGGGCTTTCCAAGATGGCCAGCCGCAAAGTACGGGTAGACTCTCTTTTCCTCGATGAAGGTTTCGGTACACTGGACGAAGAAGCACTGGAGACCGCCCTTGAAACATTGGCGGGCCTGCAGCAGGACGGCAAGCTGATCGGCATTATCTCTCATGTTCCGGCCCTGCGGGAGCGCATCAGCACTCAGATCAACATCCTGCCGCTGTCAGGCGGCCGCAGTACCATAACCGGCCCGGGCTGCAGCACAATGATAAATTAA
- a CDS encoding exonuclease SbcCD subunit D C-terminal domain-containing protein — protein MKILHTSDWHLGRSLYGRKRYDEFSAFLDWLGETIEAQGIDALLVAGDIFDTGTPGNRAQGLYYRFLCRVADSCCRHIVVIAGNHDSPSFLNAPRELLRALNVYVVGSITDEPGDEVIVLRNEQGDPQAIICAIPYLRDRDIRTVMPGETIEDKNSKLIEGLRAHYAAVCAIAESRQKELAENENIPNVPIIAMGHLFTAGGRTAAGDGVRELYVGSLAHVGREVFPASIDYLALGHLHVPQMVGGAEHFRYCGSPIPMGFGEALQKKRVVVVEWDRGVAAIEEITVPCFQPLRRIVGSLEDIVNGIGQLKEEQSTAWLEIEYTGAAGQGNLRELLEEALQNTSMEIRRIKNKRVSDRVINSLHQHETLDDLDVHQVFERCLDTFDVPPEERAAMIQSYDEIIKSLHEEDVNAE, from the coding sequence ATGAAAATTCTCCATACATCAGACTGGCATCTGGGCCGTTCTCTCTATGGCCGCAAGCGTTATGATGAATTTTCCGCGTTCCTCGACTGGCTCGGTGAGACAATAGAGGCGCAGGGAATCGATGCGCTGCTGGTGGCGGGGGATATCTTCGATACCGGCACCCCCGGCAACAGGGCTCAGGGATTGTATTATCGCTTCCTCTGCAGGGTCGCCGATTCCTGCTGCCGTCATATTGTGGTTATCGCCGGAAATCATGACTCGCCTTCTTTTTTGAACGCACCCCGGGAGCTTCTGCGGGCCTTGAATGTCTATGTGGTCGGATCCATAACCGACGAACCCGGGGACGAAGTCATCGTGCTGCGCAACGAACAGGGTGACCCGCAGGCCATCATTTGTGCCATACCCTATTTGCGGGACAGGGATATTCGCACCGTCATGCCGGGGGAGACGATCGAGGATAAAAACTCCAAACTCATAGAAGGGCTCCGCGCTCACTATGCCGCCGTCTGCGCTATAGCGGAGTCGCGACAAAAGGAGCTTGCCGAAAACGAGAATATCCCCAATGTGCCGATCATCGCCATGGGACATCTCTTCACCGCGGGCGGCAGAACGGCAGCCGGCGACGGCGTCAGAGAACTCTACGTCGGCTCACTGGCCCATGTCGGACGGGAAGTCTTCCCCGCCTCCATCGATTACCTGGCCCTTGGTCATCTGCATGTGCCGCAAATGGTCGGGGGAGCGGAACATTTCCGCTATTGCGGTTCGCCGATTCCCATGGGCTTTGGCGAGGCACTCCAAAAAAAGAGAGTGGTCGTGGTTGAGTGGGACAGGGGGGTAGCGGCCATCGAGGAGATCACGGTACCATGTTTTCAGCCTCTGCGGCGCATCGTCGGTTCACTGGAAGATATTGTCAACGGCATAGGGCAGCTCAAGGAAGAGCAGAGCACCGCCTGGCTGGAAATTGAATACACCGGCGCCGCCGGGCAAGGCAATCTGCGCGAGCTGCTCGAGGAGGCCCTGCAGAATACCTCCATGGAGATCCGGCGCATCAAGAATAAACGGGTAAGCGATCGGGTCATCAACAGCCTTCACCAACATGAAACCCTCGATGATCTCGATGTTCACCAGGTCTTCGAGCGCTGTCTCGATACCTTTGACGTACCGCCTGAAGAACGCGCGGCAATGATCCAATCATATGATGAAATTATCAAGTCTCTTCATGAAGAAGACGTCAATGCGGAATAG
- a CDS encoding MBL fold metallo-hydrolase, with protein sequence MKVHVLVDNNSIIDRYFLAEPGFSVLIEEGECRILFDTGYSNIFISNSQKMGLDLSHLDFLVLSHSHMDHTWGLDPLIRHFSELRAVGMPCAKPVIVTHTETFTSVVEETFGEFGCLLSQEKLARHFQLKLTDKPMWLTDRLVFLGEIPRKNEFESVLGFGKKEGSDEEDRVIEDSALAYKSDNGLVIITGCSHAGICNIIEYAREVCKEERIHDVLGGLHLQEPSRDQLQGTLNYIHTLNMKQMHACHCTDLQSKIALSQVVDIKEVGVGMSLQY encoded by the coding sequence ATGAAAGTACACGTACTGGTGGACAATAACAGCATAATCGACAGGTACTTCCTGGCCGAGCCTGGATTTTCCGTACTAATCGAAGAAGGCGAATGCCGCATTCTGTTCGATACCGGATATTCTAATATTTTTATCAGCAACAGTCAGAAAATGGGCTTGGACCTGAGCCATCTCGATTTTCTTGTGCTTTCGCACAGCCATATGGACCATACCTGGGGCCTGGATCCTCTTATCAGGCATTTTTCCGAGTTGAGAGCAGTTGGAATGCCCTGTGCCAAGCCGGTTATCGTCACCCACACTGAGACTTTCACCAGCGTGGTCGAGGAAACCTTCGGCGAATTCGGATGTCTGCTTTCTCAAGAAAAACTGGCCAGGCATTTTCAATTGAAACTGACGGATAAACCAATGTGGTTGACAGATCGCCTGGTTTTTCTGGGAGAAATTCCAAGAAAGAACGAATTCGAGTCGGTTCTGGGATTCGGGAAAAAAGAGGGTTCAGACGAAGAGGACCGGGTGATCGAGGATTCGGCACTTGCTTATAAATCCGACAATGGTCTGGTTATCATTACCGGGTGTTCTCATGCCGGTATATGCAATATTATCGAGTATGCCAGGGAAGTGTGCAAGGAAGAGCGAATTCATGATGTGCTCGGAGGCCTGCATCTTCAAGAACCGTCACGCGACCAATTGCAGGGTACTCTAAACTATATCCATACATTAAATATGAAGCAGATGCATGCCTGTCACTGCACCGACCTGCAATCGAAAATCGCACTTTCCCAGGTTGTTGATATAAAAGAGGTCGGAGTAGGAATGTCTTTGCAATATTAA
- a CDS encoding NYN domain-containing protein: protein MASPRLIEKIESEDRTLRLAVLIDADNAQATVIEGLLAEIARFGEATVKRIYGDFTSPTSASWKKVLQRYAIKPVQQFAYSTGKNATDSTLIIDAMDLVYTRKFDGFCLITSDSDFTGLAMRLREEGLIVLGFGEKKTPEAFRNACHKFVFTEILRPSTRKETEIQPPKNGRKPKEAPAKTPPETHEHPPEFPKEFVMTALEQSTDDEGWAQLGTFGSYLTKLQPDFDSRLYGFKKLSDLVRARKDLFITEERQASGSNQKILYVRAK from the coding sequence ATGGCATCTCCCCGTCTCATCGAAAAAATCGAATCCGAAGACCGAACTCTTCGGCTGGCCGTTCTAATTGATGCGGATAACGCCCAGGCTACCGTCATTGAAGGTCTTCTAGCCGAAATAGCTCGATTTGGGGAAGCAACGGTTAAACGCATCTACGGCGATTTTACCTCACCGACAAGCGCTTCGTGGAAGAAGGTTCTGCAGCGTTATGCCATCAAACCGGTCCAGCAGTTTGCTTATTCCACCGGTAAAAATGCAACGGACAGCACCTTGATTATCGACGCCATGGATCTGGTTTATACCCGTAAATTCGACGGCTTCTGCTTGATCACCAGCGACAGCGACTTCACGGGACTTGCCATGAGATTGCGCGAGGAAGGTCTGATTGTGCTCGGCTTTGGCGAGAAAAAAACACCGGAGGCCTTCCGCAATGCCTGTCACAAGTTTGTCTTTACGGAGATTCTGCGCCCATCCACCCGCAAAGAGACTGAAATACAACCACCCAAAAACGGACGCAAACCTAAAGAGGCGCCAGCCAAAACACCACCGGAAACACACGAGCATCCTCCTGAATTTCCAAAAGAGTTTGTCATGACCGCCCTGGAGCAGTCAACAGACGACGAAGGCTGGGCCCAACTCGGTACCTTCGGCAGCTACCTCACCAAGCTTCAGCCGGACTTTGACTCCAGACTGTACGGTTTCAAAAAATTATCCGATCTGGTCAGAGCCAGGAAGGATCTGTTTATTACGGAAGAACGTCAGGCATCGGGGTCAAATCAGAAGATACTGTACGTGCGAGCAAAATAG
- a CDS encoding bile acid:sodium symporter, with amino-acid sequence MTILKKNWFFVGIALMFGLAFALPGLGEVFREYRILNVAIFLAFFLTGLSLDTSTVKEQARQTKILFAAILSAHFLIPSLAFAFGNLLFPHHPDIVIGLIIIASAPVTVASGTVMTNVARGNVALSLFICVLSNFVGILIIPFTLKLFIGIGQYVELPVLQMLISLSLKVLLPTIIGQLLRPKVWPYLQPHKKYNSIFQQCVVLLIIFNATSKASGELLQAGPQLLLMVIASTVALHTIILVINFLIATKVIRLDLPSTAAFTIHVSQKTLTVSYLVWAGYFANQYPLGLIPPICYHLTQMIMDTFIADRFRKKALQVERNSAVDRDGKGNLKR; translated from the coding sequence ATGACAATTTTAAAGAAAAACTGGTTTTTTGTAGGTATCGCTTTGATGTTCGGTTTGGCCTTTGCCCTGCCGGGGCTGGGAGAGGTTTTCAGAGAGTATAGGATCCTGAACGTCGCAATTTTCTTAGCCTTCTTTTTGACCGGGCTAAGCCTTGATACCTCGACTGTAAAAGAACAGGCCCGCCAGACAAAGATTCTGTTTGCGGCGATTCTATCCGCCCATTTTTTAATTCCCTCTCTCGCCTTTGCCTTTGGAAACCTGCTGTTTCCTCATCATCCAGACATAGTCATCGGTCTGATCATTATCGCTTCTGCTCCTGTTACCGTGGCTTCGGGAACGGTAATGACCAATGTCGCCAGGGGAAATGTGGCTCTAAGTCTCTTTATCTGCGTCCTCTCTAATTTTGTGGGAATCCTGATTATCCCCTTCACCCTGAAACTGTTTATCGGCATCGGTCAATATGTCGAATTGCCGGTGCTTCAGATGTTGATTTCCCTATCCCTCAAGGTTTTACTGCCCACCATAATCGGACAATTGCTGCGTCCTAAGGTGTGGCCATACCTCCAACCTCACAAAAAATATAATTCGATCTTTCAACAGTGCGTCGTTCTTCTCATTATATTCAATGCGACTTCAAAGGCCAGTGGAGAACTGCTTCAGGCTGGACCCCAGCTCTTGCTGATGGTTATCGCATCAACGGTAGCGCTGCACACCATTATCCTGGTGATCAATTTTCTGATAGCAACCAAGGTGATCAGGCTTGATTTACCCTCAACCGCTGCCTTTACCATTCATGTATCGCAGAAGACGCTTACTGTTTCGTATCTGGTGTGGGCCGGATATTTTGCCAATCAATACCCCCTGGGCCTCATTCCCCCGATATGTTATCACCTTACCCAGATGATTATGGACACATTCATTGCCGACAGGTTTAGAAAAAAGGCCTTGCAGGTGGAGCGGAATTCTGCTGTTGATCGTGATGGCAAGGGCAATTTAAAGAGATAA